The Styela clava chromosome 10, kaStyClav1.hap1.2, whole genome shotgun sequence genome window below encodes:
- the LOC144428013 gene encoding uncharacterized protein LOC144428013 produces MKNFTNGTETGLLSESHKRNWIITESVFSLCLLSSIWITISLIHYGLKLKNFFCMMRTNQKNGSIYTMIFFVIATSLPRSAALQTIIASFVYQTNDLVCNIGLFSFKVLYNINQFGVYALLWWRQWLLYNRPIYKELIEGWFRKLQYISICHIFLSNAVGLIHHIASISTKASQLGCKEMVNVKLGQILHLGKLVVTVISHTVLVLLFSYPIYKQIQTNRSIRKCSVPLQSVSKSVVSRQITGDSPSTVAAEKTEELGEKNKEVVQTRKSQPRRSLTAVLIRSTILSVFCALSDIAAFAIIFGIRKLFRNTLLGIHVYLTVFEINACVNQISIFLILSDWNGYLTDVLDLISPLHISHTSFYSLENCAATLIKCGFILMACMAGSCIHLFLYVFAYVVNELVLPEYIFVIVEMLRLFVGGVIKNCAKTEEEPGHINFRQLELSTIWGSKFTVVMTRGVTFREEVSSANNSRYRW; encoded by the exons atgaaaaattttacaaacggCACAGAAACTGGACTTCTTTCAGAATCACACAAACGAAACTGGATAATTACGGAATCGGTCTTTTCTCTGTGTTTATTGTCCTCAATTTGGATCACAATTTCGCTTATACACTACGGGTTGAAACTCAAAAATTTTTTCTGCATGATGAGAACTAATCAGAAGAATGGAAGCATATATACcatgatattttttgttatcgCTACCTCATTACCTCGGTCAGCTGCATTGCAAACAATTATAGCATCATTTGTTTATCAAACCAACGACTTGGTCTGCAATATTGGATTGTTCAGTTTCAAagtgttatataatataaatcagTTTGGTGTTTATGCACTTTTATGGTGGCGACAATGGTTGTTGTACAATCGCCCGATCTACAAAGAACTTATAGAAGGCTGGTTTCGGAAACTACAGTATATCTCAATATGCCATATCTTTCTATCCAACGCTGTAGGATTGATTCACCACATTGCATCTATCAGTACAAAGGCATCGCAACTTGGCTGTAAAGAGATGGTGAATGTAAAATTAGGTCAAATATTGCATTTAGGCAAATTGGTGGTGACGGTCATCAGCCACACTGTACTAGTCCTATTATTTTCATATCCAATATACAAGCAGATTCAAACAAATAGGTCTATACGAAAATGTTCTGTGCCCCTGCAATCAGTTTCTAAAAGTGTTGTGTCGAGGCAAATAACTGGAGATTCGCCGAGTACTGTAGCCGCTGAAAAAACTGAGGAACTTggtgaaaaaaataaagaagtaGTGCAAACGAGGAAAAGTCAACCCAGAAGATCTCTCACAGCAGTTCTCATACGATCTACTATTTTATCTGTATTTTGTGCTCTCAGCGACATCGCTGCCTTTGCGATAATATTTGGCATCCGAAAACTATTTCGAAATACACTGTTGGGTATTCACGTTTATTTAACAGTGTTCGAAATAAATGCTTGTGTAAACCAGATTTCCATATTTCTAATACTGAGCGACTGGAATGGGTATCTTACAGACGTTTTGGACTTAATTTCTCCTCTTCATATATCTCACACATCGTTTTACTCATTGGAAAATTGTGCTGCCACTTTGATTAAATGTGGTTTTATTCTTATGGCTTGCATGGCAGGTTCATGTATTCATTTATTCTTGTATGTGTTTGCATATGTAGTCAATGAACTTGTCTTACcagaatatatatttgtaatcgTCGAAATGCTCCGATTATTCGTAGGGGGAGTCATTAAAAACTGCGCTAAAACAGAGGAGGAACCAGGCCATATTAACTTCCGACAGCT AGAATTGTCAACCATCTGGGGATCAAAATTCACTGTAGTTATGACACGGGGAGTTACTTTCAGAGAAGAGGTATCATCTGCAAATAATAGCAGATACAGATGGTAG